One genomic window of Xanthobacter dioxanivorans includes the following:
- the pta gene encoding phosphate acetyltransferase: MLALDRIIDAARATPRSIVLPEGADPRIAAGARRAVREGIAHPILLGSPGEVLAALDGDARGIAIEDPATSPRVQAYAEELHLLRHAKGMDLAAAYRRIREPLAFAAMMVRQGDADGTIGGAVATTAETVRAALQIIGLAPGAKIVSSFFLMILCEDYHVQKGAYVFSDCGLVIDPDAAELADIARAAAHSYTAMTGLMPKVAMLSFSTNGSARHQRVDKVVEAVRRVRQAEPDLVIEGELQFDAAFVAAVGAAKTAPGSMIRGDANVFVFPNLDAANIGYKIAQRIGGAKAIGPVLQGLAKPANDLSRGCSQDDVFHMIALTCAQAARTIPEPMPGKDNSVWQNSRSARSLGEPRAG, encoded by the coding sequence ATGCTCGCCCTCGACCGGATCATCGACGCCGCGCGTGCCACCCCCCGCAGCATCGTCCTGCCCGAGGGCGCCGACCCGCGCATCGCCGCAGGCGCCCGCCGCGCCGTGCGCGAAGGCATCGCCCATCCCATCCTCCTCGGCTCCCCCGGGGAGGTGCTGGCGGCCCTCGATGGTGATGCGCGGGGCATTGCCATCGAGGATCCCGCGACCTCGCCGCGTGTCCAGGCCTATGCGGAAGAGCTGCACCTGCTGCGCCACGCCAAGGGCATGGACCTCGCCGCCGCCTACCGGCGCATCCGCGAGCCGCTCGCCTTCGCTGCCATGATGGTGCGGCAGGGGGATGCCGACGGCACCATCGGGGGCGCCGTCGCAACGACGGCCGAAACCGTGCGCGCGGCCCTCCAGATCATCGGCCTCGCACCGGGGGCGAAGATCGTCTCCAGCTTCTTCCTCATGATCCTGTGCGAGGATTACCATGTGCAGAAGGGGGCCTATGTGTTCTCCGACTGCGGCCTGGTGATTGATCCGGACGCTGCCGAGCTCGCCGACATCGCCCGTGCGGCGGCGCATTCCTACACCGCCATGACCGGGCTGATGCCGAAGGTGGCGATGCTATCGTTCTCGACCAACGGCAGCGCCCGGCACCAGCGGGTGGACAAGGTAGTGGAGGCGGTGAGGCGGGTGCGGCAGGCGGAGCCGGATCTGGTGATCGAGGGAGAATTGCAGTTCGACGCCGCCTTCGTCGCGGCGGTGGGCGCTGCCAAGACGGCGCCCGGATCCATGATCCGGGGCGATGCCAACGTCTTCGTCTTCCCCAACCTGGATGCCGCCAACATCGGCTACAAGATCGCCCAGCGGATCGGCGGGGCGAAGGCCATCGGCCCCGTGCTGCAGGGCCTCGCCAAGCCCGCCAACGATCTGTCGCGCGGCTGTTCGCAGGACGACGTCTTCCACATGATCGCGCTCACATGCGCCCAAGCTGCCCGGACGATCCCTGAACCCATGCCTGGAAAGGACAACAGCGTCTGGCAGAACTCACGATCGGCCCGCAGCCTCGGCGAGCCGCGCGCAGGCTAA
- a CDS encoding xanthine dehydrogenase family protein molybdopterin-binding subunit, whose amino-acid sequence MSLPFADLARVDAHDKVRGAIAFAADDARPDLAYGVFAIATIGKGRLTSLDTAAAEEAEGVRLVLTHASLGAIRSAGFIMGGGYGFQSYQPLLSPEIAYRGEPIALVVADSPEAATHAATLVRATYETVPFAVELDAPGIEVIDQAQTPIAHFIPPIAAGDADAAYARAPVQIDAHFASAPQHQNPIELIACVAEWRDGRLVVHEGTQNAEAVRHGLASALGLDAGRIDVISPFVGGGFGQKNSMQGHTVLAAEAARRLGCPVKIVVPRAQLYHLASFRPANRHHVRLGADRSGRMLAAIHEAQAQTSRHDLFPGEYATTSSRLYGIADFRGKDELVRTDAQTPGYMRAPFEHIACFAFESCVDELAYKLDMDPVALRLANDTTVDAVTGRPLSSRHVGRCLERGAQMFGWGRRSMAPQSMRAEDGGLIGWGVAIGTYAGLRAPAVARLTLAADGRVTVAVGVHEMGQGVRTALAAALARKLAVAPENIVAVIGDTRAAPQHLTAGSWGTATAIPVVEAAAEALLAQLMALSSGGGSNREPARILREAGLPELTVEVAGKAPGQPDAIYDRLKAGLPSMAGPVYPDFVTYSYIAHFVEVRVEATTRRIRVPRVVSVADCGRVISPRTAASQVRGGVVWGIGAALREASEVDPRYGGFLNADLAEYALPVNADIGAIDVAFIDVPDTCFNSAGVKGLGEVSMVGVAPAIANAIHHATGKRLRDLPIRIEDLL is encoded by the coding sequence ATGAGCTTGCCCTTCGCCGACCTCGCCCGCGTCGACGCCCATGACAAGGTGCGCGGCGCCATCGCCTTCGCCGCCGACGACGCCCGGCCGGACCTCGCCTATGGCGTCTTCGCCATCGCCACCATCGGCAAGGGACGGCTGACCTCGCTTGACACCGCCGCCGCCGAGGAGGCCGAGGGAGTGCGCCTAGTGCTGACCCACGCCAGCCTCGGCGCGATCAGGTCCGCCGGCTTCATCATGGGCGGCGGCTATGGCTTCCAGAGCTACCAGCCGCTGCTCTCGCCGGAGATCGCCTATCGCGGCGAACCGATCGCCCTCGTCGTGGCGGACAGCCCGGAGGCCGCCACCCATGCCGCCACGCTCGTCCGCGCCACCTACGAGACCGTCCCCTTTGCGGTGGAGCTCGATGCGCCCGGCATCGAGGTGATCGATCAGGCGCAAACCCCGATCGCGCATTTCATCCCGCCCATAGCGGCGGGTGACGCCGACGCCGCCTATGCGCGGGCGCCGGTGCAGATCGACGCGCATTTCGCCAGCGCGCCGCAGCACCAGAACCCGATCGAGCTGATCGCCTGCGTCGCCGAATGGCGGGACGGGCGCCTCGTCGTCCATGAAGGCACCCAGAACGCCGAGGCAGTACGCCACGGACTCGCGAGCGCGCTCGGCCTCGACGCCGGACGGATCGACGTAATCTCCCCATTCGTCGGCGGCGGCTTCGGGCAAAAGAACTCGATGCAGGGCCACACCGTGCTCGCCGCCGAGGCAGCGCGCCGGCTCGGCTGCCCGGTGAAGATCGTGGTGCCGCGCGCCCAGCTCTACCATCTCGCCAGCTTCCGGCCGGCCAATCGCCATCATGTCCGGCTCGGTGCCGACCGCTCGGGGCGCATGCTGGCGGCGATCCACGAGGCACAGGCGCAGACCTCGCGGCACGACCTGTTCCCTGGGGAATACGCCACCACCTCGTCGCGCCTCTACGGCATCGCCGACTTCCGCGGCAAGGACGAGTTGGTGCGCACTGACGCGCAGACCCCTGGCTACATGCGCGCCCCCTTCGAGCACATCGCCTGCTTCGCCTTCGAATCCTGTGTCGACGAGCTCGCCTATAAGCTGGACATGGATCCCGTGGCCCTGCGGCTTGCCAACGACACCACGGTCGACGCCGTCACCGGCCGCCCGCTGTCCTCGCGCCATGTCGGGCGCTGCCTGGAGCGCGGGGCGCAGATGTTCGGCTGGGGACGCCGCTCGATGGCGCCGCAATCGATGCGGGCGGAGGACGGCGGCCTTATCGGCTGGGGCGTCGCCATCGGAACCTATGCCGGGCTGAGGGCGCCGGCGGTAGCCAGGCTGACGCTCGCCGCCGACGGCCGCGTCACCGTCGCCGTCGGCGTACACGAGATGGGCCAGGGCGTTCGCACCGCGCTCGCCGCGGCGCTTGCCCGCAAGCTCGCCGTCGCGCCGGAGAACATCGTGGCGGTCATCGGCGACACCCGCGCGGCGCCGCAGCACCTTACTGCTGGCTCCTGGGGTACCGCCACTGCCATTCCTGTGGTCGAGGCGGCGGCGGAAGCGCTGCTGGCGCAGTTGATGGCGCTGTCCTCCGGCGGCGGGTCGAACCGCGAGCCGGCGCGGATCCTGCGAGAGGCCGGGCTGCCGGAACTGACGGTGGAGGTCGCGGGCAAGGCCCCCGGCCAGCCGGACGCCATTTATGACCGGCTCAAGGCCGGCCTGCCCTCCATGGCCGGCCCGGTCTACCCGGATTTCGTCACCTACAGCTACATCGCGCATTTCGTCGAGGTGCGGGTCGAGGCGACGACGCGGCGGATACGGGTCCCGCGCGTGGTCAGCGTCGCCGATTGTGGCCGGGTGATTTCCCCGCGCACCGCCGCCAGCCAGGTGCGCGGCGGCGTGGTGTGGGGCATCGGCGCAGCGCTGCGCGAGGCCAGCGAGGTCGATCCGCGCTATGGTGGCTTCCTCAATGCCGACCTCGCCGAATACGCCCTGCCGGTGAACGCCGATATCGGCGCCATCGACGTCGCCTTCATCGACGTGCCCGACACCTGCTTCAACAGCGCAGGAGTGAAGGGGCTCGGCGAGGTGTCGATGGTCGGGGTGGCGCCAGCAATCGCCAACGCCATCCATCACGCCACCGGCAAGCGGCTGCGCGACTTGCCGATCCGCATTGAGGATCTGTTGTAG
- a CDS encoding FAD binding domain-containing protein — protein sequence MQPFDYVRATSVADAMRAVEAAGPGTRLLAGGTTLYDLMKLGVETPDHVVDINGLRVLETIDTSQPGELAFGALARMSDVAADPVIMRDYPALSESLWRAASQQLRNMASVGGNLLQRTRCAYFRNGPPFACNKRASGSGCAAKEGIDRGHALFGGSEACIAVYPGDWAVALVAFDAQLDVEGPRGPRSLPVEALHIPPGATPDVETTLAPGEIIVRIRVPKTALGRASTYHKIRDRESYAFALVSVAAALRMEGDTVAEARLALGGVATRPWRAREAEATLVGRPFTPDTAREAGEAAFAGARPGRMNGFKVELGIRAVADALSIARERN from the coding sequence ATGCAACCCTTTGACTATGTGCGGGCGACCAGCGTCGCTGACGCGATGCGGGCGGTCGAGGCGGCCGGGCCCGGCACCCGCCTGCTCGCCGGTGGCACCACGCTCTATGACCTGATGAAGCTCGGCGTCGAGACCCCCGACCATGTCGTCGACATAAACGGCCTGCGCGTGTTGGAGACCATCGACACGTCGCAGCCGGGCGAGCTGGCGTTTGGCGCCCTCGCCCGCATGAGCGACGTTGCCGCCGATCCGGTGATCATGCGCGATTATCCCGCCCTGTCGGAATCGCTGTGGCGCGCCGCCTCACAGCAATTGCGCAACATGGCGAGCGTCGGCGGCAACCTGCTCCAACGCACCCGCTGCGCCTACTTCCGAAACGGTCCGCCCTTCGCCTGTAACAAGCGCGCATCCGGCAGCGGCTGCGCGGCGAAGGAGGGCATTGACCGCGGCCACGCGCTGTTCGGCGGCAGTGAAGCCTGCATCGCCGTCTATCCCGGCGACTGGGCGGTCGCGCTCGTCGCCTTCGACGCGCAGCTGGACGTCGAGGGCCCCCGCGGCCCGCGCAGCCTCCCTGTCGAGGCGCTGCATATCCCGCCCGGCGCCACGCCGGATGTCGAGACCACGCTCGCCCCCGGCGAGATCATCGTGCGCATCCGCGTGCCGAAGACCGCGCTTGGGCGCGCCTCGACCTATCACAAGATCCGCGACCGCGAATCCTATGCCTTCGCGCTGGTCTCGGTGGCTGCAGCGCTGCGGATGGAGGGTGACACGGTGGCCGAGGCGCGCCTTGCCCTCGGCGGCGTCGCCACTCGGCCCTGGCGGGCGCGCGAGGCCGAGGCGACGCTCGTCGGTCGCCCGTTCACGCCGGACACCGCCCGCGAAGCCGGCGAGGCGGCATTCGCCGGCGCCCGGCCCGGCCGGATGAACGGCTTCAAGGTCGAGCTCGGCATCCGGGCCGTCGCCGACGCCCTGTCCATCGCCCGGGAGAGGAACTGA
- a CDS encoding (2Fe-2S)-binding protein, giving the protein MVRGNENAEAANIKSRQCIVRTAINGQLHDLAVDPRTSLLDLLRERLGFTGAKKGCDHGQCGACTVHVDGRRVASCLTPAVQVHGRQVLTIEGLSPAGTPLHPMQQAFIDHDALQCGYCTPGQIMAAVACVAEGHASSPEQIREYMSGNLCRCGAYVGIAAAIEDAAARMAAESQEVGDATL; this is encoded by the coding sequence ATGGTCCGTGGGAACGAAAACGCCGAAGCGGCAAACATAAAATCTCGTCAATGTATCGTCCGCACAGCCATAAACGGCCAGCTGCATGATCTGGCCGTCGACCCGCGGACGTCGCTGCTCGACCTTCTGCGCGAGCGTCTCGGGTTTACCGGTGCCAAGAAGGGTTGCGACCACGGCCAGTGCGGCGCCTGCACGGTGCATGTGGACGGTCGACGCGTGGCATCCTGCCTGACCCCGGCCGTCCAAGTGCATGGGCGGCAGGTGCTCACCATCGAGGGGCTGTCGCCGGCCGGCACGCCCCTGCATCCGATGCAGCAGGCCTTCATCGACCACGACGCGCTGCAATGCGGCTATTGCACGCCAGGCCAGATCATGGCGGCGGTGGCCTGCGTCGCCGAGGGCCATGCCTCCTCACCCGAGCAGATCCGCGAATATATGAGCGGCAATCTGTGCCGCTGCGGCGCCTATGTCGGCATTGCCGCCGCCATCGAGGACGCCGCCGCCCGCATGGCCGCCGAGTCGCAGGAGGTCGGCGATGCAACCCTTTGA